A window of Citrus sinensis cultivar Valencia sweet orange chromosome 7, DVS_A1.0, whole genome shotgun sequence contains these coding sequences:
- the LOC102608669 gene encoding DNA mismatch repair protein MLH3 isoform X2, with protein sequence MGTINRLPEAVRNTVRSGTVLFDLTRVVEELVFNSVDAGATKVFVYVGVCNCYVKVVDDGSGISRDGLVLLGERHATSKLGHLADMDDATGIGTFGFRGEALASISDVSLLEIITKAHGRPNGYRKVMKGSKCLYLGIDDERKDVGTTVVSRDLFYNQPVRRKYMQSSPKKVLHSVKKCVLRIALVHPKVSFKFIDMESEDEILCTCSSSSPLALLISSFGIEDFSFLDEVNANDGALEISGYISSPYDSISVKAFQYVYINSRYVCKGSIHKLLNHLAASFDCSDSWKANNGFLKGKRSKSQACPAYLLNLRCPHSLYDLTFDPLKTHVVFKDWEPVLAFIERAIRSAWMKKIAHGVSMSCTANKFGKDEMLNKHNNIISAGDSFDVDMLEDAELPLESSRFQSHQSSTHLHSSPLKNLAKQRDHMFHKECERITFQEFQKDPVELAEENTEMEFFSQPKHSSSLLDGSFAECLPIVPPKIDHRVWTIESSWFQDHQPSRHLFSPPLENLKKEGDHLFRKECERITFGDAEKDPAELQEENTEMEYVPQPKYSFGLSDGSFAKCLPIVPWKIDRHAWTIESSRFQYHQSSPHLYSSPLENLSKEGDHLFREECERIIFGEFEKHTPELEEENSKRELVSQPKYSSKLLDCPFAECLSPVLRKIDLHGWTSGNRFSLKGSYFLETCFLADGRSSIPVEGDLLNSQRGYEYLQIEPGVSNGASGTASPLDKDEFSNEFEVSKDIKKPLHQSCFSQGSPPLGGALFSGGEERCESSTGCFKYKRKRKRVCYDKRMDILEADFSNQSFDSFSRTPLQDEASCSQHLPRLTTAGDITAGFDLMSRASLNLFPSHAEPFTKETNFLSDSIEPVGNSISDYKALNSVWCSKISDPFPQGASWNDGHFIYNNALEGNSILGEGTSRGQLADTEENYKFDYDSKLRRSNQEKCTTARSGLRFDYYESSSEDFCKYLQEHDPCNKFSREHSDVPFDKTDWLCSVSSSIEYDNPETQRYKFRNHNCEPNPIHKELSRRSHSAPPFHRYKRRYISLNCCSVEAGKSNAHTLHCAKNSPEAGAFKHLQQSSGVCNTNVKPSSEEEDFRYGPRPDFKIESSTILDLEETHKAENFKLSLCPHAHLAAQAEGTIISGTKWRNGHPQTTNNNISCDIHNQDNILDISSGLLHLTGEFFIPDSINKSCLEDAKVLQQVDKKFIPVVAGGTLAVIDQHAADERIRLEELRHKVLSGEGKSVAYLDAEQELVLPEIGYQLLQNFAEQIKDWGWICNIHTQGSRSFNKNLNLLQRQITVITLLAVPCIFGVNLSDVDLLEFLQQLADTDGSSTTPPSVLRVLNSKACRGAIMFGDSLLPSECALIVEELKQTSLCFQCAHGRPTTVPLVNLEALHKQIAQLNNSSELWHGLHRGEISLKRASRRLLTGVRG encoded by the exons ATGGGGACCATCAACCGATTGCCAGAGGCAGTTCGCAATACGGTGCGTTCTGGGACTGTCTTGTTTGACTTAACAAGGGTTGTTGAGGAGCTCGTTTTTAACAGTGTTGATGCTGGGGCAACAAAG GTATTTGTTTATGTCGGGGTTTGCAATTGTTATGTGAAAGTAGTGGATGATG GATCTGGCATTTCTAGAGATGGGTTGGTGTTGTTGGGAGAAAGACATG CAACGTCAAAGCTAGGCCATTTGGCTGATATGGATGATGCGACTGGCATTGGGACCTTTGGATTTCGGGGAGAAGCATTGGCTTCTATATCTGATGTCTCGCTGTTGGAGATTATAACTAAAGCCCATGGGAGGCCAAATGGATATCGTAAGGTCATGAAG GGATCCAAGTGTTTGTATCTTGGAATTGATGATGAAAGGAAAGATGTGGGTACAACAG TTGTTTCTCGCgatttattttacaaccaaccAGTTCGAAGGAAATATATGCAATCCAG CCCCAAGAAGGTCTTGCACTCAGTGAAAAAATGTGTACTCCGAATTGCCCTTGTGCACCCAAAGGTTTCCTTCAAATTTATTGACATGGAAAG TGAGGATGAGATTCTTTGCACAtgttcttcatcttctccTTTGGCACTTTTGATAAGTAGTTTTGGGATTGAGGATTTCAGCTTTCTTGATGAAGTGAATGCTAATGATGGTGCATTAGAAATTTCTGGCTACATATCCAGTCCTTATGATAGTATTTCCGTTAAG GCCTTCCAATATGTTT ATATTAATTCAAGGTATGTATGCAAAGGGTCCATCCACAAGTTGTTGAATCATTTGGCTGCTAGTTTTGATTGTTCGGATTCATGGAAGGCCAATAATGGATTCCTTAAAGGAAAGAGAAGTAAGTCTCAAGCATGTCCAGCTTACCTGTTAAATTTACGTTGCCCACATTCTCTCTATGATTTGACCTTTGACCCATTAAAGACACATGTTGTATTCAAG GACTGGGAACCTGTACTTGCCTTCATTGAGCGGGCTATCCGTTCTGCATGGATGAAAAAAATAGCGCATG GAGTATCCATGAGTTGCACAGCcaataaatttggaaaagatgAAATGTTGAATAAACATAACAACATCATATCTGCTGGAG ATTCTTTTGATGTGGATATGTTAGAGGATGCTGAGCTGCCATTAGAAAGTAGCAGGTTCCAAAGTCACCAGTCTTCTACTCACCTTCACTCTTCCCCTTTGAAGAATCTTGCCAAACAGCGTGATCATATGTTTCATAAGGAATGTGAAAGAATCACATTTCAAGAGTTCCAGAAAGATCCTGTAGAACTTGCAGAAGAAAATACTGAGatggaatttttttctcaGCCAAAACACTCTTCCAGTTTGTTGGATGGTTCATTTGCTGAATGCTTACCCATAGTGCCCCCGAAGATTGACCACCGAGTGTGGACAATAGAAAGTAGCTGGTTCCAAGATCATCAGCCTTCTCGCCACCTTTTCTCTCCCCCTTTGGAGAATCTTAAAAAAGAGGGAGATCATTTGTTTCGTAAGGAATGTGAAAGAATCACATTTGGAGATGCTGAGAAAGATCCGGCAGAGCTTCAAGAGGAAAATACTGAAATGGAGTATGTTCCTCAGCCAAAATATTCTTTTGGGTTGTCGGATGGTTCATTTGCCAAATGCTTGCCCATAGTGCCCTGGAAGATTGACCGCCATGCTTGGACAATAGAAAGTAGCAGGTTCCAATATCATCAGTCTTCTCCTCACCTTTACTCTTCTCCTTTGGAGAATCTTTCCAAAGAGGGTGATCATTTGTTTCGTGAGGAATGTGAAAGAATCATATTTGGAGAGTTTGAGAAACATACTCCAGAACTTGAAGAGGAAAATTCTAAGAGGGAACTTGTTTCTCAGCCCAAATACTCATCTAAATTGTTGGATTGTCCGTTTGCTGAATGCTTATCCCCAGTACTCCGGAAGATTGACCTCCATGGATGGACATCTGGTAACAGATTTTCATTAAAAGGAAGTTATTTCTTGGAGACTTGCTTTTTGGCTGATGGAAGATCCAGCATTCCAGTGGAGGGTGACCTTTTGAATTCACAACGGGGGTATGAATACCTTCAAATTGAACCTGGTGTGAGCAATGGAGCGTCAGGTACCGCATCACCTTTAGATAAGGATGAATTTAGCAATGAATTTGAGGTTAGCAAGGACATCAAAAAGCCTCTTCATCAAAGCTGCTTTTCACAAGGAAGCCCGCCACTTGGTGGGGCTCTGTTTTCTGGCGGCGAGGAAAGATGTGAATCATCGACTGGGTGCTTCAAGTACAAACGGAAGCGGAAGCGGGTTTGTTATGATAAAAGGATGGATATCCTAGAAGCTGATTTTAGTAACCAGagttttgattcattttcaagGACTCCATTGCAGGATGAGGCATCATGCTCTCAGCACCTCCCCAGGCTCACGACAGCTGGGGACATAACAGCTGGATTTGATCTTATGTCAAGAGCTTCCCTGAACTTATTCCCATCTCATGCAGAGCCTTTTACTAAAGAAACTAACTTCTTATCTGATTCTATTGAACCAGTGGGGAACTCTATCTCAGATTATAAGGCCTTGAATTCTGTATGGTGCTCTAAAATCTCAGATCCCTTTCCTCAAGGTGCTTCTTGGAATGATGGACATTTTATCTATAACAATGCACTTGAAGGAAACTCCATATTGGGTGAAGGAACTAGTCGTGGGCAATTGGCAGATACTGAAGAGAATTACAAATTTGATTATGACAGTAAATTGAGGAGATCCAACCAAGAAAAGTGCACCACAGCAAGAAGTGGATTACGTTTTGACTATTATGAGAGTTCTAGCGAAGACTTCTGCAAATATCTCCAGGAACATGACCCTTGTAATAAATTCTCCCGAGAACATTCTGATGTGCCATTTGATAAGACAGACTGGTTATGCTCTGTCTCGAGCAGTATAGAATATGATAATCCTGAAACCCAAAggtataaatttagaaatcaTAACTGTGAACCAAATCCTATTCATAAAGAATTGTCAAGAAGAAGCCATTCGGCTCCACCATTTCACAGGTATAAAAGGAGGTATATCTCCTTAAATTGTTGTTCAGTGGAAGCTGGAAAATCAAATGCTCATACCTTGCATTGTGCCAAAAATTCTCCAG AGGCTGGTGCATTTAAGCATCTCCAACAATCTTCTGGTGTCTGTAATACAAATGTTAAGCCAAGTTCTGAGGAGGAGGATTTCAGGTATGGCCCCAG ACCGGATTTCAAGATTGAGTCAAGTACCATTTTGGACTTGGAGGAGACTCATAAagctgaaaattttaagttatccCTTTGTCCACATGCTCACCTTGCAGCTCAGGCTGAAGGTACTATTATTTCAGGGACCAAATGGCGGAATGGTCATCCACAGACTACA AATAACAATATATCCTGTGATATTCACAATCAAGATAATATACTCGACATCTCTTCGGGACTCTTACATCTTACTGgagaattttttattcctGATTCTATCAATAAAAGTTGCCTTGAAGATGCCAAGGTTCTCCAACAGGTGGATAAGAAATTCATCCCGGTAGTGGCTGGTGGAACACTTGCAGTAATTGATCAG CATGCTGCAGATGAAAGGATTCGACTGGAAGAACTTCGTCATAAG GTGTTATCTGGAGAAGGGAAGTCAGTAGCCTATTTGGATGCTGAACAAGAGCTG GTCCTTCCAGAGATTGGGTATCAATTACTGCAAAATTTTGCTGAACAGATAAAAGATTGGGGTTGGATCTGCAATATTCATACTCAAGGTTCAAGATCCTTCAACAA gaatttgaatCTTCTTCAGCGGCAGATAACTGTTATCACACTTCTCGCG GTACCCTGCATTTTCGGCGTCAATTTATCTGATGTAGACCTTTTAGAATTTCTTCAGCAG CTTGCTGATACGGATGGATCGTCAACAACCCCTCCTTCTGTTCTTCGAGTCCTTAATTCTAAAGCCTGCAGAG GAGCAATTATGTTTGGAGATTCTTTGCTGCCTTCAGAATGTGCCCTTATTGTTGAAGAGCTAAAGCAGACCTCTCTGTGTTTCCAA TGTGCTCATGGACGACCAACAACGGTACCACTTGTCAACTTGGAGGCATTACATAAACAGATAGCTCAGCTTAACAATTCAAGTGAGTTGTGGCATGGCTTACATCGTGGAGAAATAAGTCTTAAGCGTGCAAGCCGGCGTTTATTAACTGGGGTTAGAGGATAG
- the LOC102608669 gene encoding DNA mismatch repair protein MLH3 isoform X3, whose translation MGTINRLPEAVRNTVRSGTVLFDLTRVVEELVFNSVDAGATKVFVYVGVCNCYVKVVDDGSGISRDGLVLLGERHAATSKLGHLADMDDATGIGTFGFRGEALASISDVSLLEIITKAHGRPNGYRKVMKGSKCLYLGIDDERKDVGTTVVSRDLFYNQPVRRKYMQSSPKKVLHSVKKCVLRIALVHPKVSFKFIDMESEDEILCTCSSSSPLALLISSFGIEDFSFLDEVNANDGALEISGYISSPYDSISVKAFQYVYINSRYVCKGSIHKLLNHLAASFDCSDSWKANNGFLKGKRSKSQACPAYLLNLRCPHSLYDLTFDPLKTHVVFKDWEPVLAFIERAIRSAWMKKIAHGILTLMKIACYGCCIHICWRYLSYFYSFDVDMLEDAELPLESSRFQSHQSSTHLHSSPLKNLAKQRDHMFHKECERITFQEFQKDPVELAEENTEMEFFSQPKHSSSLLDGSFAECLPIVPPKIDHRVWTIESSWFQDHQPSRHLFSPPLENLKKEGDHLFRKECERITFGDAEKDPAELQEENTEMEYVPQPKYSFGLSDGSFAKCLPIVPWKIDRHAWTIESSRFQYHQSSPHLYSSPLENLSKEGDHLFREECERIIFGEFEKHTPELEEENSKRELVSQPKYSSKLLDCPFAECLSPVLRKIDLHGWTSGNRFSLKGSYFLETCFLADGRSSIPVEGDLLNSQRGYEYLQIEPGVSNGASGTASPLDKDEFSNEFEVSKDIKKPLHQSCFSQGSPPLGGALFSGGEERCESSTGCFKYKRKRKRVCYDKRMDILEADFSNQSFDSFSRTPLQDEASCSQHLPRLTTAGDITAGFDLMSRASLNLFPSHAEPFTKETNFLSDSIEPVGNSISDYKALNSVWCSKISDPFPQGASWNDGHFIYNNALEGNSILGEGTSRGQLADTEENYKFDYDSKLRRSNQEKCTTARSGLRFDYYESSSEDFCKYLQEHDPCNKFSREHSDVPFDKTDWLCSVSSSIEYDNPETQRYKFRNHNCEPNPIHKELSRRSHSAPPFHRYKRRYISLNCCSVEAGKSNAHTLHCAKNSPEAGAFKHLQQSSGVCNTNVKPSSEEEDFRYGPRPDFKIESSTILDLEETHKAENFKLSLCPHAHLAAQAEGTIISGTKWRNGHPQTTNNNISCDIHNQDNILDISSGLLHLTGEFFIPDSINKSCLEDAKVLQQVDKKFIPVVAGGTLAVIDQHAADERIRLEELRHKVLSGEGKSVAYLDAEQELVLPEIGYQLLQNFAEQIKDWGWICNIHTQGSRSFNKNLNLLQRQITVITLLAVPCIFGVNLSDVDLLEFLQQLADTDGSSTTPPSVLRVLNSKACRGAIMFGDSLLPSECALIVEELKQTSLCFQCAHGRPTTVPLVNLEALHKQIAQLNNSSELWHGLHRGEISLKRASRRLLTGVRG comes from the exons ATGGGGACCATCAACCGATTGCCAGAGGCAGTTCGCAATACGGTGCGTTCTGGGACTGTCTTGTTTGACTTAACAAGGGTTGTTGAGGAGCTCGTTTTTAACAGTGTTGATGCTGGGGCAACAAAG GTATTTGTTTATGTCGGGGTTTGCAATTGTTATGTGAAAGTAGTGGATGATG GATCTGGCATTTCTAGAGATGGGTTGGTGTTGTTGGGAGAAAGACATG CAGCAACGTCAAAGCTAGGCCATTTGGCTGATATGGATGATGCGACTGGCATTGGGACCTTTGGATTTCGGGGAGAAGCATTGGCTTCTATATCTGATGTCTCGCTGTTGGAGATTATAACTAAAGCCCATGGGAGGCCAAATGGATATCGTAAGGTCATGAAG GGATCCAAGTGTTTGTATCTTGGAATTGATGATGAAAGGAAAGATGTGGGTACAACAG TTGTTTCTCGCgatttattttacaaccaaccAGTTCGAAGGAAATATATGCAATCCAG CCCCAAGAAGGTCTTGCACTCAGTGAAAAAATGTGTACTCCGAATTGCCCTTGTGCACCCAAAGGTTTCCTTCAAATTTATTGACATGGAAAG TGAGGATGAGATTCTTTGCACAtgttcttcatcttctccTTTGGCACTTTTGATAAGTAGTTTTGGGATTGAGGATTTCAGCTTTCTTGATGAAGTGAATGCTAATGATGGTGCATTAGAAATTTCTGGCTACATATCCAGTCCTTATGATAGTATTTCCGTTAAG GCCTTCCAATATGTTT ATATTAATTCAAGGTATGTATGCAAAGGGTCCATCCACAAGTTGTTGAATCATTTGGCTGCTAGTTTTGATTGTTCGGATTCATGGAAGGCCAATAATGGATTCCTTAAAGGAAAGAGAAGTAAGTCTCAAGCATGTCCAGCTTACCTGTTAAATTTACGTTGCCCACATTCTCTCTATGATTTGACCTTTGACCCATTAAAGACACATGTTGTATTCAAG GACTGGGAACCTGTACTTGCCTTCATTGAGCGGGCTATCCGTTCTGCATGGATGAAAAAAATAGCGCATGGTATACTCACTCTCATGAAAATTGCTTGCTATGGTTGTTGCAT TCATATCTGCTGGAGGTACCTTTCATACTTTT ATTCTTTTGATGTGGATATGTTAGAGGATGCTGAGCTGCCATTAGAAAGTAGCAGGTTCCAAAGTCACCAGTCTTCTACTCACCTTCACTCTTCCCCTTTGAAGAATCTTGCCAAACAGCGTGATCATATGTTTCATAAGGAATGTGAAAGAATCACATTTCAAGAGTTCCAGAAAGATCCTGTAGAACTTGCAGAAGAAAATACTGAGatggaatttttttctcaGCCAAAACACTCTTCCAGTTTGTTGGATGGTTCATTTGCTGAATGCTTACCCATAGTGCCCCCGAAGATTGACCACCGAGTGTGGACAATAGAAAGTAGCTGGTTCCAAGATCATCAGCCTTCTCGCCACCTTTTCTCTCCCCCTTTGGAGAATCTTAAAAAAGAGGGAGATCATTTGTTTCGTAAGGAATGTGAAAGAATCACATTTGGAGATGCTGAGAAAGATCCGGCAGAGCTTCAAGAGGAAAATACTGAAATGGAGTATGTTCCTCAGCCAAAATATTCTTTTGGGTTGTCGGATGGTTCATTTGCCAAATGCTTGCCCATAGTGCCCTGGAAGATTGACCGCCATGCTTGGACAATAGAAAGTAGCAGGTTCCAATATCATCAGTCTTCTCCTCACCTTTACTCTTCTCCTTTGGAGAATCTTTCCAAAGAGGGTGATCATTTGTTTCGTGAGGAATGTGAAAGAATCATATTTGGAGAGTTTGAGAAACATACTCCAGAACTTGAAGAGGAAAATTCTAAGAGGGAACTTGTTTCTCAGCCCAAATACTCATCTAAATTGTTGGATTGTCCGTTTGCTGAATGCTTATCCCCAGTACTCCGGAAGATTGACCTCCATGGATGGACATCTGGTAACAGATTTTCATTAAAAGGAAGTTATTTCTTGGAGACTTGCTTTTTGGCTGATGGAAGATCCAGCATTCCAGTGGAGGGTGACCTTTTGAATTCACAACGGGGGTATGAATACCTTCAAATTGAACCTGGTGTGAGCAATGGAGCGTCAGGTACCGCATCACCTTTAGATAAGGATGAATTTAGCAATGAATTTGAGGTTAGCAAGGACATCAAAAAGCCTCTTCATCAAAGCTGCTTTTCACAAGGAAGCCCGCCACTTGGTGGGGCTCTGTTTTCTGGCGGCGAGGAAAGATGTGAATCATCGACTGGGTGCTTCAAGTACAAACGGAAGCGGAAGCGGGTTTGTTATGATAAAAGGATGGATATCCTAGAAGCTGATTTTAGTAACCAGagttttgattcattttcaagGACTCCATTGCAGGATGAGGCATCATGCTCTCAGCACCTCCCCAGGCTCACGACAGCTGGGGACATAACAGCTGGATTTGATCTTATGTCAAGAGCTTCCCTGAACTTATTCCCATCTCATGCAGAGCCTTTTACTAAAGAAACTAACTTCTTATCTGATTCTATTGAACCAGTGGGGAACTCTATCTCAGATTATAAGGCCTTGAATTCTGTATGGTGCTCTAAAATCTCAGATCCCTTTCCTCAAGGTGCTTCTTGGAATGATGGACATTTTATCTATAACAATGCACTTGAAGGAAACTCCATATTGGGTGAAGGAACTAGTCGTGGGCAATTGGCAGATACTGAAGAGAATTACAAATTTGATTATGACAGTAAATTGAGGAGATCCAACCAAGAAAAGTGCACCACAGCAAGAAGTGGATTACGTTTTGACTATTATGAGAGTTCTAGCGAAGACTTCTGCAAATATCTCCAGGAACATGACCCTTGTAATAAATTCTCCCGAGAACATTCTGATGTGCCATTTGATAAGACAGACTGGTTATGCTCTGTCTCGAGCAGTATAGAATATGATAATCCTGAAACCCAAAggtataaatttagaaatcaTAACTGTGAACCAAATCCTATTCATAAAGAATTGTCAAGAAGAAGCCATTCGGCTCCACCATTTCACAGGTATAAAAGGAGGTATATCTCCTTAAATTGTTGTTCAGTGGAAGCTGGAAAATCAAATGCTCATACCTTGCATTGTGCCAAAAATTCTCCAG AGGCTGGTGCATTTAAGCATCTCCAACAATCTTCTGGTGTCTGTAATACAAATGTTAAGCCAAGTTCTGAGGAGGAGGATTTCAGGTATGGCCCCAG ACCGGATTTCAAGATTGAGTCAAGTACCATTTTGGACTTGGAGGAGACTCATAAagctgaaaattttaagttatccCTTTGTCCACATGCTCACCTTGCAGCTCAGGCTGAAGGTACTATTATTTCAGGGACCAAATGGCGGAATGGTCATCCACAGACTACA AATAACAATATATCCTGTGATATTCACAATCAAGATAATATACTCGACATCTCTTCGGGACTCTTACATCTTACTGgagaattttttattcctGATTCTATCAATAAAAGTTGCCTTGAAGATGCCAAGGTTCTCCAACAGGTGGATAAGAAATTCATCCCGGTAGTGGCTGGTGGAACACTTGCAGTAATTGATCAG CATGCTGCAGATGAAAGGATTCGACTGGAAGAACTTCGTCATAAG GTGTTATCTGGAGAAGGGAAGTCAGTAGCCTATTTGGATGCTGAACAAGAGCTG GTCCTTCCAGAGATTGGGTATCAATTACTGCAAAATTTTGCTGAACAGATAAAAGATTGGGGTTGGATCTGCAATATTCATACTCAAGGTTCAAGATCCTTCAACAA gaatttgaatCTTCTTCAGCGGCAGATAACTGTTATCACACTTCTCGCG GTACCCTGCATTTTCGGCGTCAATTTATCTGATGTAGACCTTTTAGAATTTCTTCAGCAG CTTGCTGATACGGATGGATCGTCAACAACCCCTCCTTCTGTTCTTCGAGTCCTTAATTCTAAAGCCTGCAGAG GAGCAATTATGTTTGGAGATTCTTTGCTGCCTTCAGAATGTGCCCTTATTGTTGAAGAGCTAAAGCAGACCTCTCTGTGTTTCCAA TGTGCTCATGGACGACCAACAACGGTACCACTTGTCAACTTGGAGGCATTACATAAACAGATAGCTCAGCTTAACAATTCAAGTGAGTTGTGGCATGGCTTACATCGTGGAGAAATAAGTCTTAAGCGTGCAAGCCGGCGTTTATTAACTGGGGTTAGAGGATAG